Within the Gossypium raimondii isolate GPD5lz chromosome 12, ASM2569854v1, whole genome shotgun sequence genome, the region CACACGCATATGCGTGTGATAGGATTTTTTGTATTGACAATGTTGTTGATTAAGTTGGTATCACAAGTCAAATCAACACTaactcaagattgatgacaacaccACGAAAAACAATTATAGTGCATAATATGttgtacatatttcatgtgttattattaattagtttcagactatacattttattatttattgtatgttatttttaaaaccaatttatatattttaaatatgtagtTTCCACACGCatataaatcttaaataattactctcttttttttttgtcaaatgaACTATGATTAAAAGACAATCATTACAATAATGAAAGAGAAAAGTATCCTGTGAATCCAACAAACTTGATTCTGTTGGCTACCCAATTAGTCAGTAAACCACgggcaaatgaccaaaaaaagtcattttttttaaaaattaccgaaatgggccaattatttaattatttacaggaatggtccattttccgtGAAATCgagtccacgtcagcgcgatatCAGGGTACggccaggaaatcgcgtccacgtcagcgcgatttgcttacgtggacacaaatcgcgccctctaggacgcgatttgctgacgtggatgaacagtttctcatttttagcttggaaaactttgaaaggctataacttttggctcggttgtccgattgagacgattttttttatttcgaataacttttcgagatctctGTGACGACAAATGACCAAAGGCGGTTTGCGAtttcgtcgaaaaagatccttttgcccctaaattttgatttttcggtttaaaattaaattttgaaacattcaaatcattattttccttatttatttgaagtaaacacggATTTTTTTAcgtaattgttgtattatttcttctgatttgacacgtgtatggaataggtccgataaatcgttagaacgtaagtaatataattaagataataacagtatttttataatatatcaattaattagtttagcttagttggttaagatgtTTGCTATTTTCTCTTAGTACCTTGGTTCGAATCTTGTTGGtaacaattttgaatcttttttgaatcaatagcaacaagtacaaaaaagttcaaaaaagaTTCAAATGACACATCACATTCCTCAACAGTCAACTCTTTTAGCATAGAAAAGGAATTCTTATGAAATTTGCTATGCCATATCCTCTTTGCGTTCCTCAAATGGCAGATTGTGAGTTTCTCCAAGTCAGGAAAAGCAACCTGCATAATGATAGAAAGTGCTAATTACAATTAGaaataacttatataaaatgttaGCTCATCGATGCTTAGGCAAAGGCATCGATAACTCATATAATTAAGACAGTTAGAATCATTGGTCATTTGAGAAGaacttaaatgaatttaatataaaattatattcagtTGACTTTTCTGTACGTAACTATTAACATATACACACACTacaaataatgatttgaatgtttcaaaatttaattttaaaccgaaaaaatcaaaatttaggggcaaaaaggGATCTTTTTTGACGAAAAGTGCGGCAgtttgtcagcgcgtagatctcaaaaagttattcgaaatcaaaaaaaaaatcgtctcaatcgaacaaccgagccaaaagttatggcctttcaaagttttccaagctaaaaatgagaaactgttcatccacgtcagcaaatcgcgtcctagagggcgcaatttgtgtccacgtaagcaaatcgcgctgacgtggatgcgatttcctgacacgtaccctgacatcgcgctgatatggacgcgatttcgctgaaaatagaccattccggtaaataattaaataattagcctatttcggtaatttttggaaaaaaaaggggctttcttttttatcatttgcCCATAAACCACAACACATGACAAAACATCAAATCTGACAGTGTACATCATAGACAATAACATCAATCTCTCAAAGAACTTACATTTTCCTTTCAAAGCATTCACAAAGCTAAGTCTGTCAAATTTCAGAAAGATAGATTACCATCTGTGACTCTTGATCATTACAGAGTCAAGCCTAAAGGCTTGGGCTTCAACCACTAATGCATTAAGGCAATACATCAGCGTGTTAGTTCCATGACAATACTTGTGGAGTCCCCAGCAACCATAACAATACTTGCATGTTTGCCTTTGGAGCAAAATGGTGgcattcatattaaattaacagTGTTGGGAGGGGGCAGTCCATGTTGAGAGAGGTTGATTATCTATTGAAAAGGTACTAATCATATATAGGGGTTTGGTTCATGAAATCATCATGCATACAAAAGGCTTGTTACCAAACCCGAATTGGATGAATTTCAATTccatcaaaaaaagaaaaaagatgaattTCTTGCTTTCCAAATATATTAGCATAAGCCCAGGTCATTGTTATGTACTCATCTTGCATTCAACATCATAGATATTACTTTTgcatgatttaaataatataaaattgtgataacaatgttaaattaattaaaagatcaTATAACatcataaaatacttaaaaatcttgaaaacaaagaatttaatgattataattatgaatttttacaataagatgtgtaaaaatgaaaaaaaaaaatcatcaccACAACAGCAGCAATAGCATCCGTTAGGCCCGAAATTGTTATACATGTGATGCAATTGCAATTTAAATCACCGttatttttctcttaattaatttaatttaattagatgctataaaaattcttaaagaaatataatttcttttatggttataaaataattttaattaatactcAAATTTGATGGGTATAATTCTATAATACAATAAGAATATGGCACACAAGGAGctggtaaaataaaaattttctatttaggttttttatagtttataaaattttaaattagtaattggtcccagaaatgataaaatttgatttaattctttaaaatttataaagatataaactattgaaatgataaaattgcatttttattatcgtaaaaatatacaatttaattccgacCCTCTAAAAAAATCCGATTTCGCCCCTGATGGCACAAATGCTTtgccacatttatttatgtatgtaataaaaataagtagtttttaaatatatatacataattattaCTTTAGgcttaagatttaatttttataaatggaTGGACGGGATAGCGATGATATCTACGTTAATAGGATTTATAACACTTCTTCTTGAATGAATGTGTAtcaataaaactatatatattacttAATGCATAGGCTAAATTAATGCTCCTTGATTGGTTTTCATAATAGAATTCCCATGAATTATAGTTTGGCAGCCCTGCTTTAGTAATTAATTTGCGAGTTTGGGTGATAGGGAAGAAAGGGCAATGAAATCATACTCAGAAGCATTTATGAACACATACAAGTATGATAGAAAAGCTGGCTTAACCAAGGGCATGAGACTAGGCTCTAAGCAGTGTATGATTTTAGTTTCCTAGGCATTTCTTGTTTAGTTCATCAGTATAGTTTATTTGCAAGAATATTGCATACACTGGGGAGTCTTTTACTACAATGCTTATTGTTGTCATCTCTGGCTTGCTGTAATCTTAActttattgttttcttctttaGTATGACATCTTTTATTGAACTTAGGTATGTGATATTTACATTATATATTACCCTACTTTTTATGGTAGCTGATTCAATAAATATGTATAGTACTttaatataatgtaaatatgattttttgcCTGCACTTATGAATgtgtaaaaatatatgtaaatttttaggtaattatgatttttgttgGCACTTTAAAATGTCTAGTATCTTATTTATAATGATGTCGGTAAATACTCGCACTTTACTTGCACTAGTGGTTTGcttgttggaatttttttacTGGCACTCGCCTGCCTAACAGTCAACAAACTGCCAACATAGCCAATACcggggattttttttttatcttttactgGCGCTTATAAATGTCGATAAAAATGTCTActtatcataataatataattagtttGTATTCTTGTACGATGCACGagtcaattatatatattaattttatcatttttttataacattagtttttaataaacatcattaataatttttttcaaaaaaatcgaaaaaataatttaatattaaaacaatacaaaaatcatcatggtttgaatattaatattaatttattttaatataaaaattgttaatattcaatcttttataatattatatttatctttgtGCTTCAACACATTTGAACCTACATTCTCTTGCACTGACAACAATGTCAATGCTTGCGCTTCAACGCACTTGAACCTACATTCTCTTACACTGACAACAATGTCGATGCTTATTtagctaaaactcaatcgatgaatctttttattttaatatggaaatatatgcttatatatattttttctaatcaAACCTATTAACTTCACTTGCTATCATATTAGTGTGTTAAATGACGGTGTATAAACTATGCCACAAagagttgtttttattttatttttgtaatctCGTATTACTATGGTATATATTAGTTTAGATTCGGCGCGATATATGAATTGTTTgtgtattaatattataataattttataattttttgtttaaattaattaattatttgaaaaatgatatttaaaaatttaaaattttattaaaatgtttttatttaaaataaacttaaatttaaaaattagttgtaaattgattttaatattgtaaacgttaattttaaaaatatattttagtttaaaattttactatatatttctgtgaatttttttatagtttgtatttactataatttatttaacttaattatgaATAGAAtcgtaattaatttaattttatattttattgtatatttaatatattcatGCACATTTCAATATATGTCCATTTAGAGcatatattatttaagttaaatatcacaggaaaatattgatatagaaataaaatacattttatatgcataattttgtattcatataaaatttattaattttattaaaaatatgatgtataataatatattgaaaataaaataagtctAAATGCATCGATATTGTCAACGATGAatataaatcttttcaaaattaattaatgaattaaatataacaACCAAACCCgttcttgatatttttggaatATAAGCGAAATAATATATTGGGGTCTtctaaaaaattgtaaattgtaaaataataaaataaaacatatactactaataaaataaaataattgggggcccttctatttctttttcttcttttttttcctgcCTGCAATGAAGCGtcaattaaaaaacttaaaaagttgaaaaaaaaaaatcttaggCCTCTTCCAACCCTGGGTCCTGGGTAGCCGCACTCTCAGACTTCCCTTAAGGTCGGGCCTGATAACAACatgcatttttgttttttttttaactttaatctcattataggttcttatcatatttgctctttttgatataatgcctagaactacctaAAGCCCCTCTCCAACCTTTAAATATGAGAATAATGTGTTTTAGCGCACTCGAACCTACGTCCGCCAACATTAGTAACAATATCGATGTCAgtcaaattaaaactcaatcgactgtttttatttttattttaaagtaagcAACATGTATTGGATTAATGgaaatacatttttataaagGAAATTAccttgaattaaaatttttaaatatgattaataattatACGTCACCAATTATTATTGTGATAAAGGATAATTTATAAACTATGTCATATAAAAAATGTTTGCTTTTATTGGAATATCAAATTgctatagtatatatatattaaatattaaatgaaataaaattattattaatttatttttttactttactttATATACACAGTAGGAGAATGTTTAAGGGTGATTGTTcgataaaatcaaatcaaatgaaaaaattttgagttaaccgagttgacgaatcttattttatcatcctaacttgatttgaaattttcttgaatCGAGTCAAATGAGATGGAATccgaatcgaatcaaatatatttgtttgagttaaatttaaaaaatgacttTAGATCATTGTAATCATCTGTTACccaccgtaatcaaatttgttattaactttcatatcctcataatttatttattaatcttttatatatagatTAGCTTTTTACTTtcttagttgcttcaattatcttctaATTTTTGTCACtgtgtattttgaaattaaaaatatattaaaataaaaaattgatttttaatcaaagctatattaaaaataaaatgtgaaattgatactaatataaaattttaacacgaatattttatggcaccatcaataattcaatttaaaagaaatttataaaaatttaatatgattaaacaatttaatagtataaatagtacaaaatgtaaaatttaatttaataatataaataatagatataaataaaattattactatttaggtttatggattcttttttatttagagGTAAAGGGTGAAAAgtaaagtttaggggaaaataaaaaattttgaaagctggggaagtaaaattttggagggaaagtaAATGAGAGGgaatattcaaaaaaaagaataggGGAAAATgagtttggggtagatgggggTGGAAGGGGAGgaaagtaaaagttttggggggaaagtgagAGGGAGTAAAAGTATtaggggaaagtaaaaaaaattagagatttggggtaaaaatataaaatattatagtttgatattcagtttattcgaattcgaaaattaaactcgatttgaactcaaaatttgaaaaaaaattcgactgactcaaataactcaaaatttgattttttttttaattttttcaagtcgaaccgagttttactcacccctaataatattagttttatCAAAATGTGGTTAAGTGTAATAGTAATGTATATTGTACTCCTAAAAagataattcaaattcaaaatttaaagacGATATTATTGGACGGGAAATCATGAaacttaaacaataaaataaacataaaaaatagctaaataaataaataatgccAGCTTTGTCGCATAGTTTCTAAACAGTACTAGATTTAACGTTACACCGCCTACCTCCAATATTATTACCAATAAAACTTAATTTGGCCTACTAATCTACTCATAGCATATCATTTGTTTTTAGAAACTCTGCCAAACGAATCTTTACATTTAAGTatgcttaatattttattctcaaaaaaCTGAAAATGTATGCTTAATATCTTTGTTTATCGTAATGATAAGGAAAATAGTGAgagacatattttaaccttaattttttAGAGATAATATTAGGCTTAAATCACAAAATGATACTTAAATTATACCTATTTctcaaattggtacctaaatCTTTTTTGGTCACAAATAGTACATAAACTATACTCAGTTACTCAAAATGGTACCTCAACTATACTATTTTACTCAAATTATCTCTGTCGTTAAAGAAATGTTTTACTACATGTGGCAACTTTTAACTACAAAATCCAAAAAACTGtgaattgttatttttaaaacttttaaaaaaacttataaacatatttatctattttgtttttcaccTCAGAACTCTGATAACGGAAAAAATTCAAGAACccataaaaaaatcatccaaatcCAATTTTTGATGACAAAACCTAGATTATGACGAGcttctttccatttttaaaatttgatttcgattcatttctcacccaaatcaaaatctatgtattttttaaataaaattgaaaagtgttcatttaattaaagaaaaagtatcTCATACCCTACTTATAGAATTTTTTAGATTTCACAAGCGAGTTGAATGTATTACATGTGTCTTGTTAcagatattaaaaaaaaaaaactcaccaTAATCTGGGTTTTGTCTTTGTAAATTGAATTTGGATGAATTTATGATAGATTCTTGAATTTTTCGTTATCgggttttaataaaaaaaagaagagataaatatatttatatatattaaaaaaaacttttaaggaaataatatttatttgttttaaatttttttgacaaaatgaTTAGTTAAAAGAAAACGAATAAGGTGTATCTGATTCAGTTCTTTTGACATTTTTCGTAAATGTAACTCCCGATTGAATATTTTATTCCCTACTAAAGCTTAAGCGCATTATGTTCCATTGGCTAAAATGGGAAAAGGAAACAGTGGCAAAGGACGTGTCCCACGCGTCGGCTGCCGTTTTCATCCGGTTTATCTCCCATTTGTATTCtctattcttttcttcaatAACCGACCGATTTAACGGAACTGACCCTTTTTCCCACGCGCAGCTGTCTACATTACCGTCACGCTCTCAGGGGAGAGATAAATCAAGTAGGTTGTGGACCACTCAACTTGCAATGCTCCACCACCGAACCTAATCCTCAAATTGATTACAATAAATAGACCCACAGGTCATAAATAAAGGTGATCctaattatgattaaattttatttttaatttatttttccttaattagatttgaattaaTTACCTCATATTTGATATCATTAAagtaatttattacatttatatatgaCTATTCGATTTTaagtgatataataataaaataaattttaaaaaaattcataaaaataaaattaatatagcTGGATATAGTAAATCAACTActaatgtcaagtttgaatatATATGGTTTATCAAGTTGACAACTTAAGTTTCTTGATCCGAAATTCATATAACTTTCAActcaattaaccattttttatttcgttttcaCTAGAACACTCATTGCTTCACAAGTTATCATCTGACATAACTTTAAACAAAGTGACCAAGGTTTTCTTCCTTCCCTTCACTTTGGCCGAAACTTActatatttaactatttttgtttcgtttttaCACTTCTAACAATTTTGGAAACCGTCTTCTAATAATTTTCCATCCAAAAATATACACACttcacttaattttataagCTTCCATCAATATCCTTTAATGACAACTTTTAATAcacttgataaaataaaataaaaactattggtacatatatgtaaaacaagcttcaaagattcaaaatctataaaaattgaagaaaaaatacCTCATGCTTAACATTTAGAGGAAAATGATGaagaatttttcttcttcttttcttgctaGGTAACAacatgaagaagaaagatgataaaagtttgttcatcttttcttttatatatattattatactacttataaaattttattattttaagtaaaatattaaataaatattaaattattatttaacaaaaatataaaaaatcatcatGAGTAATTTagcattttcaataaaattttcctttgtttttatcaataataattttttaatattatttttaatactataaaaatattggaggggtttacttatatttttaggagggctataatatatatacaaagggGGAAATTGCAAAAATCTTAAACCTTAGGGGGgcctacttatatttttgggaGGGCCTTAATATATTTaccaaggactaaattgaaaaaaattaaactttgggAGGCCATGGCCCCCTAGGCCTCTACTTGGCTCCGCCGTTGTCAAAAACCCTCTTAATTATTGCATTAATAATgatgtcaattaaattaaaatttaattatttacaaaaaagataatttaatttttaatttatttaactttttatttaattaatttaataaataaaaatatgctaTAGTAAtgtatgcaattttaaaaagaatctcCATACGATGATTTCAGttaggttttttatttaataaaatgtttaaataattttttgatacgatataaatttaaattcacaCACCCACGTATTACATTACCACATAGGTGAATTTGTGAATTGAATTTGATATCAGatataaataaactcattttaactaataaatataCTGCTTGAATTCCATTTTTAAACactttcataaatttaattatttaaaaatcattcaatttaagtCAATAATTCCACCTTtaatctctttcttttatctaacaaaagaaataaaattatccatcgcatcaaaatatatttttaatatattatgaaattatttttaagtataagAGTCCAggtaataataaattgtattgcgttcaattttaaaataatattattaaaatgaataatcaCGTATTTTATAGTGGacaaaaaatgaatataaaagatatggaagaaaatattatattattataggTAAATTATGATACGAAATCTACAATTTCCAATTTATTGAgcaattacaaattaaaataatcaataaccCTAAATTTCATCATGATCTTCTCACGGACGGTCATCAACTTTTTGTTAATCAGATTGAATCATAGACGAGAGCTTATAATTAGCACAGGAAGGGTCTCCGCAGGGAATCAAACCGCTTTTAGAAGAAGAAAGTAGCAGTGGGGATATTCCTTGGAATTATCATTATCCTCACTCTCTTCTCTTTTGTCTTGCAAAGCAAAAACCATAAGCTACATTCCAAAATTGCCCCTCTCTTCTCtaataaaaccaaaaacaataataatttaataaaaaaaggctTATAAACAGTAAAAAAGATTCTTTCTCTTCAAAAAGCACTGATTTTGCTCTGtcatgatttgaatttttttttcaatattccTTTTACTTTCCTTCAAATCTCTCCAATATCCACCGCTACTTCCGCCACTTCGGCCACCGCCGCGAATTTCCGATTTATAATGTGTTTCGTATTAATTGTTACCTGTTACGATTTGTGAATAATTGAGTTAGGGTTTTCGATTTATCTTGATTTATttgtaaaggaaaagggaaaaagaaaaagaaaataaaagatggaCAAGTACGAGCTGGTGAAAGACATAGGATCTGGGAACTTCGGCGTAGCGAGGTTGATGCGTAACAAAGAAACCAAAGAACTCGTTGCCATGAAGTATATCGACCGTGGACAAAAGGTTCCTTTCTctttatatgtgtatatttcTTTCTATGAATTATTGTATGCATGTATGCTTATATAAaggattgtttgtttgttttcatttttaacgaAATTATCGTCCTTAGTTTCTTAGAGATTGAAATCTGCAGCTGAGTGAAAGATTTCTTCTTGTTCTATTATAATTGAAAGCAATTTGGAAACTTGTTGCATTTTAACTTTGAACAGATTGATGAGAATGTGGCAAGAGAGATTATAAATCATAGATCGCTACGTCATCCGAATATAATTCGGTTCAAAGaggtatcaaaattttatccccttaattttcttttatctttatattattCTACTCAACtgctttctttttcaattttgcaGGTGGTTTTGACTCCTACACATCTTGCAATTGTGATGGAGTATGCAGCTGGTGGTGAACTCTTTGAGCGAATTTGCAACGCTGGACGATTCAGCGAGGATGAGGTTCGCTTTTGATTATGAAACTTTTGGTTACAAAATAGAATACTCTTTTGCTAGTAatgtttattttactttgaatttcttACCGTATAGTTGGCTGCATTATGTACCCTTTCCCTCTCAATTGAATTGATTCAGAAACTAGTATGAGATCAAATGCCTCAGTCTTATCAATTGAACAATCCTGCATTATATTTCTAAGTGAGAGATTGGCTGCTAGCCGATATTGAGCTAAATACTAATGACGTTCTTTCTTATTTTGTGTTTTCAGGCTAGATATTTTTTTCAGCAGTTGATCTCAGGAGTTAGCTACTGTCATGCCATGGTAACAAAGATTGACATTCCTATCTATTGCATGAATTTAAAACGGCATGTTCTTGTAATCTTCTTATATTTTACATCTTTTGACTTTCAGCAAATATGCCATCGAGATCTGAAGTTAGAGAATACCCTGTTGGATGGGAGCCCTGCTCCTCGTCTGAAAATCTGTGATTTTGGTTATTCAAAGGTATAAATGAATGGGGTCATTATTACAGTAAGCATGGTCAAATGCATTTGAAATTATTCTGTTTTATATTGTCCCTTATCCCCCATTTTGTAGTCATCTCTACTGCATTCAAGACCCAAGTCAACTGTTGGAACTCCAGCATATATTGCACCAGAAGTTCTTTCTCGGAGAGAATATGATGGCAAggtaatttagtctttatctACTTTGTTCAAATGTTGTTGATGGCTgcttctttatttgctttggGTTATTTGAGTTATGATTATGTGCTTATGATAAATGATCTTGTGTGCTAGAGTAATTGATGCCTTTACATGCTGTTCTAAAGATCAGCTGGTGTTTCTTGCCACATGTTATGAGTGATTATATGCTTTGTAAATGATCAATCATCTTTAACAATTAGTTGGAAATCCGCAACAGTGCATTGTTACAGCTAGTTTTGCTTTATGGTGATGTTTTCATTATAGTGACCATGAAAGCAGTACCATGTGGAATATTTTATCACAGTAAAGATAAACTGCAGCCAGAGTTTTATCAAGTCTTTCCAAAGCAGAGAGGTTTTCATACTTGCAGTTTCTGACTGTATTTAGGATTGGATTTCTTTTCAGATGGCAGATGTATGGTCTTGTGGAGTGACTCTTTACGTTATGTTGGTTGGTGCATACCCATTTGAGGACCAAGAGGATCCTAAGAACTTTAGGAAAACTATTAGTGTAAGTTACATCATCCTGCCCATCCCTTTTTTTGACTTCACTTGATCATTATTATTTCTTAAgttcttttttttgtctttttaatctGCTGCAGAGGATAATGTCAATTCAATACAAAATCCCAGACTATGTTCACATATCCCAAGATTGCAGACACCTCCTTTCTCGCATATTTGTTGCTAGCCCCTCCAGGGTATGTCCTActattatttattgatattttgcCCTTCCAGGGTATGTGCATGTCTGTACGTGTGTTttcttgttttgattttgtgcttcttttttctttttttcttatcttGTGCTGAAGCATGAACTTGTAAACTGTCTATTCCTTTGGAGTTATGTTTGGTCATAATCCGTAAAGAAACTTTCTTGCTAAATGAGGAAAAAGTATGAAGCAgggtatttttatttctctgcATATGAAGTGGAATTGCCTTTCTAGGGGTGGCTGTTTGTATACATTTCATCTGTTCATCAGCATCAATAAGCCTGCTTTTCCATTTCCTCTCTCTCCATTACTCAATTTCAACTTGTGTTTTCACAGAGGATCAGCATCAAAGATATCAAGAGCCATCCGTGGTTTTTGAAGAACCTGCCCAGGGAACTGACAGAGGCAGCTCAAGCTGCTTACTACAGGAAAGAAAACCCGACGTTCTCCCTCCAAAGTGTTGATGAAATCATGAAAATAGTTGAAGAGGCCAAAGTTGCCCCTCGAGTATCACGGTCTATCGGAGGCTTTGGCTGGGGTGGAGAAGAAGATGGGGATGCAAAGGAAGAAGATGCAGAAgaagaagtagaagaagaagacgaAGAAGATGAGTACGAGAAAACGGTAAAAGAGGTACATGCCAGTGGAGAAATTCACGTCTCTTAAGGAAAAAAGAGAGTAATATATGGTTTCCAAATGATGGAGTTTTGGTGTCTTTTAGTGCTTACATATGTTCTTATAAATATGATGTCAGTTTTTTGCTATAGGACTTGGGTGTTGAATAAACAACCTGTAAAGTAGTGTGTTTTGGACAAGAAGTTTGTGCAGTCTCTAATATGATTTTGTAGGGTGTATTGGTACTGATTAGGTAGGTGGAAACTACAGGGATTTGAAGCCTGCCTAGTTGGTAAGTTGGGTAAATGTAGTGGTCTACACTTTTTAGAGTAAAATGGAAGATCTGTCATCTGTGAGTCGTATAAGTTTGATTTCTTCCATCATAAAGTGGTATGTTATGTCTAGAGTTGCGACtccataaaatttaa harbors:
- the LOC105762848 gene encoding serine/threonine-protein kinase SRK2B translates to MDKYELVKDIGSGNFGVARLMRNKETKELVAMKYIDRGQKIDENVAREIINHRSLRHPNIIRFKEVVLTPTHLAIVMEYAAGGELFERICNAGRFSEDEARYFFQQLISGVSYCHAMQICHRDLKLENTLLDGSPAPRLKICDFGYSKSSLLHSRPKSTVGTPAYIAPEVLSRREYDGKMADVWSCGVTLYVMLVGAYPFEDQEDPKNFRKTISRIMSIQYKIPDYVHISQDCRHLLSRIFVASPSRRISIKDIKSHPWFLKNLPRELTEAAQAAYYRKENPTFSLQSVDEIMKIVEEAKVAPRVSRSIGGFGWGGEEDGDAKEEDAEEEVEEEDEEDEYEKTVKEVHASGEIHVS